From the Gouania willdenowi chromosome 24 unlocalized genomic scaffold, fGouWil2.1 scaffold_320_arrow_ctg1, whole genome shotgun sequence genome, the window AGCAGGAGAAGGCCTACCAGGCCCGTAAGGAGCAGGACCACAGCCGGCAACTGCTAAAGGTCCGAGCCGAGCTGGTCAAGCTCAAGTCCTTCGCGCTGATGCTGGTGGACGAGCGGCAGCAGCACGTCGAGCAGATCGAGCAGCAGAGCCAGAAGATCCAGGATCTTTCACAAATGCTGCAGGAGAAAGAGCAGCGACTGACGGCTGTGTGCACCACAGCCAAAGACAATGCCCAGAAGGTCATCAAGCTGGAGGCAGAGCTGGAGATCAAAGCCGCCAAGATAACGCAGGATCAAGAGGAGATGACCGCTAAGATGGTGGACCATGAGTCCCAGAGCCAACAGCTGAGGCTGAAGATGTCCGGGCTGGCTCAGAAGATTGAAGAGCTGGAAGAATGTAACAAAGCCCTGCAGAAGTCTGAGGAAAACTTGCTGGAGCTGAGGGAGAAGATTAGCAGAGGAGAGTGTGGTAACTCATCTCTCATGGCTGAGCTGGAGAACCTCAGGAAGAAAGTGCTGGAGATGGAGGGCAACGACGAGGAGATTATCAAGACAGAGAGTTGTTGCAGGGAACTGAAGAAGAAGCTGCAGGAGAAGGAAATTCATGGCAAGGAGCTGAGGGTGGAGGTAGACAACCTCCAGAAAAGGATGTCTGAATTGGAGAAACTTGAGGAAGTGTTCAACAAGAGCAAAACCGAGTGCTCTCAGCTGCACGTGAACCTGGAAAAGGAAAAACAGGTCATCAAAGATCTGTCCAATGAACTGGAGCTGATGAGAAGCCACCTGAAGGAGCTGGAGTCCTCCGAAGATAGGTTTGAGAAGAAGGAGATGGTGCTTAAGGATGATCTCATGAAGCTGAAGTCCTTTACGGTTATTCTGGTGGACGAAAGAAAAAACATGGAAGACCGACTGAAGCAGGAGGAACAGAAGAGCCGGGATTTGGTTGAGAAGTTCAAAGAGGAGCAGAGCAAAGTGACGGAGGTCACAGAGAAGCTGACTGAAGAGAGCAAGAAACTCCTCAAATTCAAATCAGAGATGGAGGTCCAAGTGACAGGTCTCACTGAGGAGAAGGACAATCTGAAAGGTAAACTCGCAAGTGAAGAGGAGGCATGTCGAGAGCTGAAGAGCAAGATGAACAAGATGAAGGTAAGAATGAACGAGCTGGAGGAGTTGGAGGTGCAGAGTAAACGAGCCAACGAGGAGAAAAATCAGAAGGAAAACCAAGTTAAAGAGTTGTCACTGGAGATGGAAGAACTTCGGAGAAGACTCAAACGCCTTGAGGTCGTTGAAGGTGATCTGATGAAAACTGAGGATGAGTATGACCTGCTGGAGAAGAAGTTCAGGACGGAGCAAGACAAAGCCAATACCCTGTCCAAGCTTCTGAATGACATGAAGATTcaaatggcaaaaaacaaaGCCTTGGAGAAAGATGAGGTCATCAGTCTGGAGAACGAGCTGAGGGTTCGATCCAGGACGGAGGAGGTGAAGACCCGAGAGATGCAGGTGGACATCCAGGCATTGAAAGAGAAGATCCACGAACTGATGAACAAGGAGGACGAGCTGGTCCAGCTGCAGGTGGACTTTTCTGTCCTCCAGCAGAGGTCTCTGGAGGAGGAAGAAATTAAGAAACACATGAGGAAGGAGATGGAAAACCTCAGTAGGGAATTGGAAGCCAGTCGGCGTTACAGCCGCGCCCTGAGGCCGAGCATGAACGGAAGGAGGATGGTCGACGTTCCTGTAACTTCCACTGCAGTCCAGACGGACTCAATGAACGTAGAGGATGAAACCGCTGCAGGATTCATCAGGAAATCTGTCCTGGAGGAAAAATACCTGATGAGCAACCTCAGGCAACAGAATCAGAGGACAGCACCGGTTCTTGAGCGATATCCTCCGGCAGCATCAGAACTTGGCGTGAAGAAATCATGGATACCATGGATGAAGAGGAACATTGAAGCCCTCTCTCCGAACCCGGGCCCACTACACATCCGAGTAACCCCAGACAGCAGGAAGAGCACCGCCACCTTGGAGATCACCAGCCCTGGGGCAGAGGACTTCTTCTCCAGCACTACCATCATTCCAACTCTGGGCCTCCAGAATCCTCGCATCACTATTGTCCCCAAACCCACAACTGTAACGTCAAAGATCACGAGTTGTGGGGCGATGGGTTCCTCTAACCGAACCCAATCTCCAGTTACCATCACCGCCATCTCCAGGGCGAGGAGCCCGGAGAGCAACGGGGGCAGAAGCAACAACCACTTTAAGTCCCCGGTGTCCATCACAGTCAGCAGCACTCCTGTAGCAGAAGCATGCGCTTCCCCCGACCCTAGAGAGGTCGCCGCAAGCCGCACAGTCATCAAGATGACTCCTGAGATGCAACAGGGATCGTCCCCCGTCCAAAGGTACAACAGCAAAGGAAACATTGTAACGACGGAGGACAACAAGATCCATATACACTTGGGGATGCCGTTCAACAGGTCGCCTGAGACGCAGCACGGGACGGTGCTCCGTTCACCACAACAGAACTCAAACCAGACGAGCATAAAGAAGAGCAGCATCACCATCACGCCTGTTAGCTCCATGGCGCCAAAGGTTACACAGTCTTTGGTGAGCCTCCGTCATTGCCTTTACCTTTGATGACGTGTCAGACACAAATTTGGTAATCAAGATATGAGAGGAAAAGTTAACAAACACATCAACATCTAGTCACATCTAGATGCTTTTATCCACCAAAGGTTTGCCTGAGTAGGACTCAAACCTTGCTGTTAAGTTAGGGTGCTGTCACATCTACAGTCCAGTGGGCTTGGTGCGATTCAGGGGGTGAATCTCCAtcattgttgcattttaatttggtctgGTTTGCTTTAACACTACTCTTTCccaagcgcaccaaactttctaAACGTCACGTTGGCAAAATGGTCAATCGCCTATTGAACGAAATACTTccgcttttttctttttcttcatctgAATGAAATACTGTCACCACTCAggcgaagaagaagaaaaaaatgcacttgCCATATCTTTGCGGTCCTTATATTCATAATTTGTCTGAACTCATGCCATTTTTATTTACTGCTGGaattttgtttgtattatttcCTTGTCCCGACGTCACATCCTGTTTTTGTTCCCGCTTCCTATATATAATCCGGGTTTGCTTTCTCACATCAAAAAATCTGCACCAGGCTTCACTTGAGGTGAACTGAGACACCAGACTTTGATTGAGTTTTCACACGACCGCAAAGGGGCCGGATTATCAGAGGAAACAAAGCCTGGTGTGGACCAAAGAGGTATATGTAAAAACACGCGAAGTCACTAAAGGTTTTAGTGACTTAGAAACCGACCCACCAAGTAGATCAAGTAACCACGTAGTAATTAAGTAGAGATGTGACAAAGACCAGAGCAAACACAATAGTATCATCGGCATAGAGGGAGAATCTGTAGTCACAGACGACTTCACCTCTTTTCTGTTTCTACCCCCGTTTTGAATTTTCCCCGATTCTGTTTCACAGTACATGCATCTCTGCGTCAGTTAACAGCTGATCCAAATGTTTGAACTACAATCAGAGGATCTTGTTCTTTCAGAGCGCAGTTGAAGTGCCGTCAACTTGGAGCGCCATCAGCCGCCTCCCATTGTCAAAAGGTGTGAACCCGGACAGCTCTGCGGCACGGGGCGTGTCACCGGTGACCCGGGTGGAGTCCCGATCGGAGAGCCAGGCCATGAAAATCAACTTTAggaagatgaagatgagctGAAGATCTTCAGTGTGTTTGAAGTGATGGGAAACTTCTTCATTTGCCAGTCtctaaatgttgattttgtgtattttgggttttttttcttgtgtgttttttgttgattatttgtgattgcattttttacttttttaatttggcgtttatatttgtgttattctgtggatgttttttttttttttgtagttttgtgtttaaatattttCTAGTTTGTGTTCTTCTTTTCTGACTtactttgttcacttttaagTTTTTTGTTGATTGGTTTGTTGTTTTACTTCCTTAATTTTGTGCGTACACGTCTCAAGGTTTAACCTCCCAGTCAAAGACACTGAAATAAAACCAATACACGTCTTTCATCTGAGTTGCTTTTCTTTTGTcagtgtgtatttatttcagCTGTCATTCGTTACCATCTGCACAAAGACAGCAGAAGAAACAGTTTTGTTTCGGCAACAAATGAGTTTTTTAACCAGCAAAAAAAAGACGctcacactttacttgaagttttatacaaatggctgtcattatctgtcattagcatgaataaggtgtcatggagGCTATAATTAAGGTCTtccactaaattatgacacgtTGCGcgaaattatgacacctttggagctatgttggcattttttgagcGAGTTGGAGGTAGAAGgcatctagtggggttaggtagagataacgaagggttagggtaacggaCGACActcaatgacagccttcatgctaatgacaagtgtcatgtcataataatgacagtgtaatataaacctttatatataaaactttaattaaaGTGTCATTTTCACTTCAATAATTAAGAGGTAGCTGATGAAAGTTGGGGTTCAGTGTTGGGTGCAGGAGTCAGAGAAGGTCCCACACTCCTATCCTGTCTTCACTTCTTTCACTGTAAATCTAACCATATATTAACACTGATGAAAGTTCTTTATAAATGCAGACTTTGGATATGAGAGATTGTTGTGGTGTCACCAGTTCTTGTATTCAcctgatgttttcttttttttttttttttttttttggatgcctCAGTGATGTTTTCTGCCAGTGGTCAGAAGCTGATTTTCATTTCTTTGTTCacagtacaacaacaaaaaaacacaaactcatgACAAGACTCAAAGGAGTCCAGTTAAAaatgatctatctatctatctatctatctatctatctatctatctatctatctatctatctatctatctatcaagcaaggaacctctgtgtgtctgtgtgtgtgttcctctgcGGATCAggctcagactgacctgagactttcaacatggctgctgcttggttcaaaggtgtgcaacgtcagatttgtttggactgcaatgatacttctcaaaaattatttcataaaattttcCGCCGGGAGTGGAGCCAGCAGAGTCACTTGCGCATCTgatccaatcactggagagctgggactgatgacatcatcactgtggatgaGCTTTGCTGGCTTTGATCACTGTCTTGTATCCAACGATGCACTGTTAAAGTTCTTCACACATTCATTTTTGCGCACAAGTGCAGATTTGGACCAGTGGCGCGAGCTGGAGCGGTATGTAGCGGTTAGCTCCCGTtctgtgcatctaaactgactgttgtggattcTGAGTCCGGACCGACTCTGTTCCGCCCATCTGTAAGTTACACTGCCTCATAGTGTCTTAAATGTATAagttactctgtgtgtgtgtactaggaatgtgcgatattttatcgtctatgatttatcgtcaaaaacattctcaccggtaagaatttgtcatccctcgatataaacgataaattcccatgtctgaaattagcgagggccacgggccatttgtccctcaatttagctaaGAATGCCTCAAAAAAACATGTTCCGCAGGACAAAACTGtacctgtttgttgtcaacaacttcttctctggagcggaacgttgtttacggaagctctgcacggtgtgcaccgccaccgccccccgcacacaccgccgtctgtctgtgtgtgaggtcTTCGTCTCAGCTACCAGAAGCTACTatgctgtgatacatcatgaACCGCTACGTGGTTAAAACAGAtaacatccaacaaagtgaacctaTTCAAGTTcttccatcagatccacccaaagttcctcAAACACAGGGACAAAGATGAACCTGTAAcaatgattatgaactggaaactcaactaaagctaactatgctaagctaacacaccgacacactgagctaagtgctaatgctaaccactccatataaggaataatagaccaaataaaaagaacacgtcttactgtcataaaaccacagagaaccatagatttgtttatggtcagatttaacacttttatggaagaataaaaactaaacatgtcacacgtcgtatgaaataaatattaacataataactaatgtcactattcattcatcctaatttgtgaaatgcaatattttttaattatatttcatcagcagtaaaaacactattgaagttatttgtgctttttttttttaataataataattttatttcaagtgaggaaataaatgaattacatacagtaacactaatagtaatccacacgcacaaatatattccataaagtatcagctcatgaactctgagtcagcagttattgtagcctatttaaatgtgtctaatgttgatgtattaagATTTagttgtgtttgtaaggaacctatTTACACTAAGCGGAGatttgttttggtcatttttttatttatagtttttatttatcatgatttttattgatatcgtgataaataccagaaattatcgggataatttatttatttatttattttttggtctaTATTGCCCATCACTAGTGTGTACATGTATaatacaaaattataaaataaaaataggctttcactatatatatatgtggaa encodes:
- the filip1b gene encoding LOW QUALITY PROTEIN: filamin-A-interacting protein 1 (The sequence of the model RefSeq protein was modified relative to this genomic sequence to represent the inferred CDS: deleted 1 base in 1 codon) encodes the protein MRSRSCTKEGPGEENLHQKNLHQEEDFIRPKDGDAEPTQKETRVQKEKREVMKRPVKPLKAAENRKPAALDLSQTDLLHLLGIMEGEVQAREDIIGLLSSQRSGPDVLEAHYGSAQPSSALQALRRDALLTPNRTDDVYHKPMMELEHLEDKQKETYRRMREQLLLAEKGNRRHRPHELDNEKRKHVDFMNKSDDFTNLLEQERERLKRLLEQEKAYQARKEQDHSRQLLKVRAELVKLKSFALMLVDERQQHVEQIEQQSQKIQDLSQMLQEKEQRLTAVCTTAKDNAQKVIKLEAELEIKAAKITQDQEEMTAKMVDHESQSQQLRLKMSGLAQKIEELEECNKALQKSEENLLELREKISRGECGNSSLMAELENLRKKVLEMEGNDEEIIKTESCCRELKKKLQEKEIHGKELRVEVDNLQKRMSELEKLEEVFNKSKTECSQLHVNLEKEKQVIKDLSNELELMRSHLKELESSEDRFEKKEMVLKDDLMKLKSFTVILVDERKNMEDRLKQEEQKSRDLVEKFKEEQSKVTEVTEKLTEESKKLLKFKSEMEVQVTGLTEEKDNLKGKLASEEEACRELKSKMNKMKVRMNELEELEVQSKRANEEKNQKENQVKELSLEMEELRRRLKRLEVVEGDLMKTEDEYDLLEKKFRTEQDKANTLSKLLNDMKIQMAKNKALEKDEVISLENELRVRSRTEEVKTREMQVDIQALKEKIHELMNKEDELVQLQVDFSVLQQRSLEEEEIKKHMRKEMENLSRELEASRRYSRALRPSMNGRRMVDVPVTSTAVQTDSMNVEDETAAGFIRKSVLEEKYLMSNLRQQNQRTAPVLERYPPAASELGVKKSWIPWMKRNIEALSPNPGPLHIRVTPDSRKSTATLEITSPGAEDFFSSTTIIPTLGLQNPRITIVPKPTTVTSKITSCGAMGSSNRTQSPVTITAISRARSPESNGGRSNNHFKSPVSITVSSTPVAEACASPDPREVAASRTVIKMTPEMQQGSSPVQRYNSKGNIVTTEDNKIHIHLGMPFNRSPETQHGTVLRSPQQNSNQTSIKKSSITITPVSSMAPKVTQSLSAVEVPSTWSAISRLPLSKGVNPDSSAARGVSPVTRVESRSESQAMKINFRKMKMS